In Mycetocola zhujimingii, one DNA window encodes the following:
- a CDS encoding maleylpyruvate isomerase family mycothiol-dependent enzyme translates to MSASPSRQEPSTPSRGNEIAQALAIVGDGLDSLTAVQWASPSLCEGWSVKDTIAHLVWRLGTPSMRLATDIVRASVAGRHANPMESLDDIARGIADSGGTDELRRELRAIADEKAQGHGRTNAGELLEVVVHGYDALHPLGIQLPFPPATTHRVATASALKAPRRVRSVIRHRTLVAEDAGWRIGHGSEIVADAASVILFLNGRKAMQPPQRERILAPAPTPGLA, encoded by the coding sequence ATGTCTGCTTCCCCATCGCGCCAGGAACCATCAACACCCTCCAGGGGAAACGAGATCGCCCAGGCTCTTGCCATTGTGGGCGACGGCCTCGATTCGCTCACCGCGGTGCAGTGGGCAAGCCCGAGTCTCTGCGAGGGCTGGAGCGTCAAGGACACCATTGCCCACCTGGTCTGGCGGCTCGGGACCCCATCGATGCGACTGGCCACCGACATCGTTCGGGCATCCGTCGCGGGGCGCCACGCCAACCCGATGGAGTCGCTGGATGACATCGCCCGAGGAATTGCCGATTCGGGCGGCACAGACGAGCTGCGCCGGGAGTTGCGTGCCATCGCTGACGAGAAAGCGCAGGGGCACGGGCGCACCAACGCCGGCGAGCTGCTCGAGGTCGTCGTGCACGGCTACGACGCGCTGCACCCCCTCGGCATCCAGCTTCCCTTCCCGCCCGCGACGACCCACCGAGTGGCGACGGCCAGCGCGCTGAAGGCACCGCGCCGCGTGCGCTCGGTGATCAGGCACCGTACGCTCGTCGCCGAGGATGCCGGGTGGCGGATCGGACATGGATCGGAGATCGTCGCGGATGCCGCGAGCGTCATCCTGTTCCTCAACGGCCGGAAGGCAATGCAGCCGCCGCAACGCGAGCGCATCCTGGCGCCCGCTCCGACGCCAGGGCTTGCCTGA
- a CDS encoding sugar-binding transcriptional regulator: METIDNDELLSIRAAELYYDENKTQDEVGAILKLTRWKVGRLLASAKEKGFIRIEIVHPRARKLTLERSLRERFGIDDAIVVPAAGTNSADDLRARAAQAAADYLASLRPVPRVLGVSWGRTLHDVAEHLSEGWATGVNVVQINGGVSVNQRAGTAAATAFEIARKASGQATLLPSPAILERLETKRSIEADRTVGGVLAMAGDASAYLYSAGVAGHDSALVDSGYLTPNDVDELVRRGAVGDVVGRYIDAAGMIVDPSLDERTVGLSLATLRSAATSIAVIAGAGKIAVARAVVTSGLCTVLVTDEATALALLDTGT, from the coding sequence GTGGAAACCATCGACAATGACGAGCTGCTGTCCATCCGCGCGGCCGAGCTCTACTACGACGAGAACAAGACCCAGGACGAAGTCGGGGCGATTCTCAAGCTCACCAGGTGGAAGGTCGGGCGGCTGCTCGCCTCCGCCAAGGAAAAGGGCTTCATCCGCATCGAGATCGTCCACCCCCGTGCGCGCAAGCTGACGCTCGAGCGCAGTCTTCGCGAGCGCTTCGGCATCGACGACGCCATCGTCGTTCCCGCGGCCGGGACGAACAGCGCCGACGACCTCCGCGCACGGGCCGCTCAAGCCGCGGCAGACTATCTCGCGAGTCTTCGCCCGGTACCCAGGGTGCTCGGCGTGAGCTGGGGTCGAACGCTCCACGACGTTGCCGAACACCTCAGTGAAGGCTGGGCGACCGGCGTGAACGTCGTGCAGATCAACGGCGGGGTGAGCGTGAACCAGAGGGCGGGCACCGCGGCCGCAACGGCATTCGAGATTGCCCGCAAGGCATCCGGTCAGGCCACGCTTCTGCCGAGCCCCGCCATCCTGGAGCGACTCGAGACCAAACGATCCATCGAGGCCGATCGCACCGTCGGTGGAGTGCTCGCCATGGCGGGAGACGCATCGGCGTACCTCTACAGTGCCGGAGTGGCCGGCCACGACTCTGCGCTCGTCGACAGCGGGTACCTGACGCCGAACGACGTGGATGAACTCGTGCGCCGTGGTGCTGTCGGCGACGTCGTCGGGCGCTACATCGATGCGGCAGGCATGATCGTCGACCCGTCACTCGACGAGCGAACGGTCGGCTTGAGCCTCGCCACGCTCCGCAGCGCAGCGACCAGCATCGCGGTGATCGCGGGCGCTGGCAAGATCGCCGTCGCGCGAGCCGTGGTCACGAGCGGCCTGTGTACGGTGCTCGTCACCGACGAGGCAACGGCGCTCGCCCTGCTCGACACCGGCACCTGA
- a CDS encoding CynX/NimT family MFS transporter: MSTANRPLLAGRMLAFIGIILVAANLRTAVGALSPIIGRVSAELPLDPLVVGLLGAMPPVCFALFGIITPALVRRSRLEVVLILALAAILVGHLIRGIAGDVLTLVAGSAVTFAGLGLGNVLLPPIVKKYFPDRIALMTTLYVTMLSISTLIPPLIAVPVADGAGWRISLAMWAGVSVVALVPWLVLNLHAKRTPPPPRMDPSRTEVVGRLWRSPLAWSLAVIFGLSSLNAYAMFAWLPSLVQDIVGVNDATAGVWLSVFAFMGFPAGLLIPILAVRMKNIALLVYVAVGCLVAGYAGLLIVPTIAPLAWVVLIGLGPLLFPLALVLINLRTRTHDGAIALSSFVQGVGYVLGALGPLVVGITHDLTDGWTVPLVILIGVAFIGVFAGAIVARDRTIEDGA, from the coding sequence ATGTCGACCGCGAACCGTCCGCTGCTCGCCGGCAGGATGCTCGCGTTCATCGGCATCATCCTCGTCGCGGCTAACCTCAGGACCGCGGTTGGCGCACTGTCGCCGATTATCGGCCGCGTCTCGGCCGAACTGCCGCTCGACCCTCTCGTCGTCGGCCTGCTCGGCGCGATGCCGCCCGTGTGCTTCGCCCTGTTCGGCATCATCACCCCGGCGCTCGTCCGCCGAAGTCGGCTCGAGGTCGTGCTCATCCTCGCACTCGCGGCGATCCTCGTCGGCCACCTCATCCGTGGCATCGCCGGTGACGTCCTGACGCTCGTGGCAGGCAGTGCGGTGACCTTCGCCGGTCTCGGCCTCGGGAACGTACTTTTGCCACCGATCGTGAAGAAGTACTTCCCCGATCGGATCGCACTGATGACGACGCTGTACGTCACAATGCTCTCCATTTCGACGCTCATCCCTCCGTTGATCGCCGTTCCTGTTGCCGACGGGGCGGGGTGGCGGATCTCGCTCGCCATGTGGGCGGGGGTCAGCGTGGTCGCTCTCGTTCCGTGGCTCGTGCTCAACCTCCATGCCAAACGGACTCCTCCGCCGCCGCGCATGGACCCCTCGCGCACCGAGGTGGTTGGCCGGCTCTGGCGTTCTCCGCTGGCCTGGTCTCTCGCCGTCATCTTCGGCCTCTCGTCACTCAACGCGTACGCGATGTTCGCGTGGTTACCGAGCCTCGTCCAGGACATCGTCGGGGTGAACGACGCAACAGCGGGAGTGTGGCTGTCGGTGTTCGCCTTCATGGGATTCCCGGCCGGGCTGCTGATTCCGATCCTTGCCGTGCGGATGAAGAACATCGCACTGCTCGTGTACGTGGCCGTCGGATGCCTCGTGGCCGGTTACGCGGGGCTCCTCATCGTTCCCACGATCGCGCCCCTCGCCTGGGTGGTGCTCATCGGCCTTGGGCCGCTGCTGTTCCCGCTCGCACTGGTACTCATCAACCTGCGGACCAGAACACACGACGGAGCGATCGCCCTGTCGAGCTTCGTCCAGGGCGTCGGCTACGTCCTCGGAGCGCTTGGCCCGCTCGTCGTCGGCATCACACACGATCTGACCGACGGCTGGACGGTTCCACTCGTGATCCTGATCGGGGTCGCGTTCATCGGCGTCTTCGCCGGGGCGATCGTGGCCAGGGACCGCACTATCGAGGACGGCGCGTAA
- a CDS encoding bifunctional riboflavin kinase/FAD synthetase, translating into MITFRRVSDIPAGFGPTAVTIGKFDGVHAGHRAVIDRLKQAARERGLNSVVVTFDRHPAALLAPEKAPPVLVSNDQKLDLLAETGIDAAMLLSFDREFSLLSPEDFVTTVLTTGLKAKLVLVGNDFRFGHRGAGDVALLRELGARYGFDVETIPDVAPNDGRRVSSTWIRELLAEGRVAEASRLLGHDPAVRGVVVHGAKRGRELGYPTANLSPDSDGLIPADGVYAGWLRVGSRRFPAAISVGNNPTFDGVPQKQVEAYVLDEDIDLYDQVVEVQFVDRIRGQVAFTGIDPLIVQMADDVERVRRLLS; encoded by the coding sequence GTGATCACGTTCCGGCGGGTGAGCGATATCCCCGCGGGCTTCGGCCCTACCGCCGTCACCATCGGCAAATTCGACGGTGTGCACGCGGGTCACCGCGCGGTGATCGACCGGCTGAAACAGGCAGCCCGTGAACGGGGACTCAACTCCGTCGTCGTGACGTTTGACCGGCATCCGGCCGCCCTTCTCGCCCCGGAAAAGGCACCACCGGTTCTGGTGAGCAATGACCAGAAACTCGACCTCCTCGCTGAAACCGGAATCGATGCGGCGATGCTGCTGTCGTTCGACCGGGAATTCTCGTTGCTCAGCCCCGAGGACTTCGTCACCACAGTGCTCACCACTGGCCTGAAGGCAAAGCTCGTGCTCGTCGGCAACGACTTCAGGTTCGGCCACAGGGGAGCGGGCGATGTTGCCTTGCTCCGCGAGCTGGGCGCCCGGTACGGGTTTGACGTTGAGACCATCCCTGACGTTGCTCCGAACGATGGCAGGCGCGTGTCATCCACCTGGATCCGTGAGCTACTCGCCGAAGGGCGGGTGGCTGAGGCCTCGCGGCTGCTCGGTCACGACCCTGCCGTGCGCGGAGTCGTCGTTCACGGGGCCAAGCGCGGGCGTGAACTCGGATATCCGACAGCCAATCTTTCACCGGATTCGGACGGCCTCATTCCCGCAGACGGTGTGTACGCCGGCTGGCTGCGGGTCGGCTCTCGACGTTTTCCCGCGGCAATCTCGGTGGGCAACAACCCGACGTTCGACGGCGTGCCGCAAAAGCAGGTCGAAGCGTACGTGCTCGACGAGGACATCGACCTCTACGACCAGGTCGTCGAGGTGCAGTTTGTCGACCGCATCCGCGGCCAGGTCGCCTTCACCGGCATCGATCCGCTGATCGTGCAGATGGCAGACGACGTCGAGCGGGTCAGGCGACTACTCTCCTGA